The genomic window TCGATCTGTGCGTCCGCCAGCCGCCGCTCCAGGTCCGCCAGGTACGTCGGCATGCGCGGGCCGTTGTTGATGACGTTGATGCCGCGCCCGTCCGGCGTCTTGAGACCGGGCATACCCTCGCCCACCAGGACGCGTCGGGCATTGCACTGCCGCGCCACATCAATGACGACCTCGGCCGCCGCCGCGATCCAGACGCGGCCCTGCTCGACTTCCGCCGCCGTAAGCTGCGGCCCGCCGGCGTCGCGCTGGGCAAGCTGGTCCGCCACCGGCAGCGGCGTGAAATCGGACAGGCGCTGGTACACGCGGGACGCCGTTTCCGGACGCAGGCGAAAGGCGCTGGCCTGCGCGAGGTCGTCGCACATGACCGCGTGAGCCTTCACTTCGGTCGCGCCACCGTCTACGCCGATCAGCAGTACGTCTTTCATCGCGGCTCCAGCCAATGCAATCACCGGGACACGAAGTCACAAAGCGGAATTCTAATGCAAAACGCGGACCGCCGTGCCAGCCCCGCCACCAACCGGCTCAGCGCACGGCAGTCCAGGCTCGGCTGGGTGTCTGGGTGCCTTGGTGGTGGTTCAATTCGCGGCGGCGGTGCAGCGCCTCCAGCCGCATCGCGTCCTTCGCGTTGTCGTTGCGGTCGATCGTCGTCTGGTCGATCGCGTGGTCCGTGCCGCCGGCGTGGCGAATGACCTCGTAGATCGGCTCCCACACGCGCCCGATCGTGTAGCGCTCGCTGATCCGCAGCACCAGATCGTAGTCCTCGCCGTAGTTGCGGCTGCTGGGCGTGTCGTTCGTCCCGAACCAGCCCACGTCGCGGATGACCTTGATGTGCGCCGCGCGCGGCGCGCCGGCCCCGTTGATCCGCAGCAGGTTGTTGCGCCCGTTGTCCGCGGTCCACTCGTCGTGCGTGACGACCGGGATTTCCTCGTTGCGGCGCAGTTGCTGCGTCGTCGCGTCGAGCGTCCACACCTCGTACGAGCCGACCACCATTCCGATCGTCGGATCCGAGTCGAACACCGCCAGCAGCTTCGCCACCGCGTCCGGCTTCAGGCGGTCATCGGAATCCAGCTGCACATAGTACTTGCCGCGCGCCGCGGCGATGCCCGCGTTCAGGCACAACCCGAGGTTGTTCACGTCCACCACGATCAGCCGCACCGGCGGGGCCTGCGGGTTGTAGCGCTCACCGCCGGGCATGTAGCTGCACACCGCCGCCGCGGTCGGATCCTCGTCGCCGCCGTTCACGACCACGATGACCTCGACGCGCCGCTCGGTCTGGGCCTGCACGCTCTCGATCGCCCGGCCGATGAATTCCGGCCGGTTGTTCACGGGAATCACGACCGACGCGATGCAGTCAGCGTGGGCCGCGGCCTCGTCCGGCTCGTAATGGACCGGCTGCACGTGCGCGCCTGGCGCCAGGTACGCGCCGGTGCGCTGCAGATGCGCCGTGAACGCCCGCTCCATCTCGAGCTGGACGTCTTTGCCGGCCAGCAGGTAGGCGAAGACGTTGTGCGCCTGGGCCGGGGCGGCGACGGAATACAGCGCGCCCGCGTAACGATTGGCGATATGCGCCGGCGGGTGCCGCTCGGTGAGCCGTAGCCGCAGGTCGTACCAGTCCGCCGCCTGGTAGGACTCGTCGAAGCCGCCCACTTCGCGCACCACGCCGGTGCGCAAGAGCACGGCGTGGCCGAAGTCCGTCGTGTCCCGACAGCGCCCCGGATGCCAATCGAGCAGATGGACGTCGCGGCGCTGGCCGTTGGCCTCGATGCGCTCGTAGTCCGCGTAAACCAGCCCGACCGGCGCGGCCCGGGTCGCCGCCATCAGCATGGTCTTCAGCGCGGAGCGCTTGAGCGTCACGGGTACCTGGTCGTTGTAGACCAGCAGCAGAAACTCGCCCCGCGCGGCGTGCAGGGCTGCGTTGCACAGCGCGGCCCGGTTGGCGTAGGTGCCGGGCAGGTGCACGATCCGCGCCGCTTCCGGCGCCGCGGGCAGAAAGTCCGGACGCGCCGTCGACCCGCGGTTGTCGACGATCAGAACTTCGACCGCCGGATGGTCCTGGCCCAGAGCGGCCTGGAGCCCGGCCATGAAGGCGGCTTCGTCGTAGGGCAACTCGGCGCCGCGCAACAGCGCGATGCTCACGTCAGCTTGGGGAAAGTGTGTGGTCATGGCGGTATTCTAGAGGTAATCGGCGCGCTGGCCAAGCCGGCCCCGCGCGGCGTGCAACACGCGCGGGTCGAGACGTGCACGCACTGGCGGCGCTCGCTATTTCTTCAGGTGCCGACCGATAAACTCCGCCGCATTGTCGACGGACTGGACTGCCAGCGCCTGCTCGCGATCCATCTCGATCTTGAATTCGGCCTCGAACGCCGTCACCAGTTCGACGCTCTGGACCGACTCCGCCCCCAGGTCGAAGACGAAGTTGTCGGTGGGCTTGATGTCGGCCGGATCGAGCCCCAGCACGCGGGCCGTGACGGCGATGACACGATTCAGTACGTCCTTGTCTGCCATGGCACACTCTCCCAGCAGCGCCGCCGCGGCGCCGTCGTGGTCAGTTCTGCGGAACTCCGTTGCTGTCCAACCGGATGCGCACGTCCGCCACGTGGCAGCCCTGTCCAACCGGATGCACGATCAGGGGGTTGATGTCGAGCTCGGCAATTCTTGGGAAATCACTGGCCAGCTGGCTCAGGCGCCGCAGCGCATCCTCCACCGCCGCCAGGTCGCTCGGCGGCTCGCCGCGCACGCCGTGGAGCACCGCCGAGCAGCGCAGCTCGCGGACCATCTTGCTGGCCGCCCCCGACCGGATCGGCACGATGCGGAACGTCACGTCCTTGAACGCCTCGACGTAGATCCCGCCCAGGCCGCACATCAGCATGTGCCCAAAGGTCTGGTCCCGGTTGATGCCCAGGATCAGCTCCTTGCCCGCGGGAATCATGTGCCGCACGATGACGCCCTGCAACTCGACCGGCTCCGGCCGGCTGCGCAGCGCGTCGCGCATCGCACTGTACGCCGCACGCACCTCCGCCGCGCTCGCCAGGTTCAACCACACGGCCTTCGCCTCGAACTTGTGCAGGATGCTCGGCGCCACCCCGCGCAGCACGACCGGGTAACCGCAGCGCTCGGCGGCGGCCACCGCGTCCTCGGGCGATTGCGTGAAGGCGTGCGCAACGAGCGGGAAGCCGTACGCCGCCAGCACTTCCAGGGCCTGCGGCTCCAGCAGGTAGCCGTCCGGGGCCGGATCAATCACCCGCGCGGCGCGGGCCCGATCGACGTCCGGGTAGACCTGGATCTCCGTCACCTCGCGCTCCAACCAGCGGCGATACCAGACGGCGTGGGCCATCGCCTCCACCGCCCACTCCGGCAGCACGTAGTGCGGTATGCCCTGCCGCTGCAGGATGCCGATGCCCGGGGCCACGTCCCGCGCCCCCATGAACGAGCACGACAGCGCCTTGCCGCTGTCGGCGTAACGCTCCTTGATCCGACACACCGTCTGCGCGATGGACTGGATGTTCGTCATCGACTGCGGCGTGAGAATCACCAGCACCTGGTCCACCCCGGGATCCTGGAACACCGCGTCGAGCGCCGCCTCGTAGCGGTCGTCACGCGCGTCGCCGATCACGTCAATCGGGTTCTTCATGTTCGCGGCGGCCGGCAGCGCCTTCTTCAGCGCCGCGGTCGTCGCCGGCGTGAACCGCGCCAGCTCCAGCCCGCGCTCGATCGCGGCGTCGGTCGCCATCACGCCGGGGCCGCCGGCGTTGGTGACGATCGCGATGCGGTTGCCGCGCGGCAGCGCCTGGTACGCCAGGAGCTGCGCGGTGTTGAACATCTCCTCGATCGACCCGCAGCGCACGATGCCCGACTGGTCAAACACGCCGTGGCAGACCTCCGCGCTGGCGGCCAGCGCGCCCGTGTGCGACTGGGCGGCGGCCGCGCCGGCGGCCGTCCGGCCG from Phycisphaerae bacterium includes these protein-coding regions:
- a CDS encoding glycosyltransferase encodes the protein MTTHFPQADVSIALLRGAELPYDEAAFMAGLQAALGQDHPAVEVLIVDNRGSTARPDFLPAAPEAARIVHLPGTYANRAALCNAALHAARGEFLLLVYNDQVPVTLKRSALKTMLMAATRAAPVGLVYADYERIEANGQRRDVHLLDWHPGRCRDTTDFGHAVLLRTGVVREVGGFDESYQAADWYDLRLRLTERHPPAHIANRYAGALYSVAAPAQAHNVFAYLLAGKDVQLEMERAFTAHLQRTGAYLAPGAHVQPVHYEPDEAAAHADCIASVVIPVNNRPEFIGRAIESVQAQTERRVEVIVVVNGGDEDPTAAAVCSYMPGGERYNPQAPPVRLIVVDVNNLGLCLNAGIAAARGKYYVQLDSDDRLKPDAVAKLLAVFDSDPTIGMVVGSYEVWTLDATTQQLRRNEEIPVVTHDEWTADNGRNNLLRINGAGAPRAAHIKVIRDVGWFGTNDTPSSRNYGEDYDLVLRISERYTIGRVWEPIYEVIRHAGGTDHAIDQTTIDRNDNAKDAMRLEALHRRRELNHHQGTQTPSRAWTAVR
- a CDS encoding acyl carrier protein gives rise to the protein MADKDVLNRVIAVTARVLGLDPADIKPTDNFVFDLGAESVQSVELVTAFEAEFKIEMDREQALAVQSVDNAAEFIGRHLKK
- a CDS encoding acetate--CoA ligase family protein; this translates as MSTTPSTTAAPSTRAGDTRPSGLDAIFKPTSIAVLGVTNSPGTVPHDIFVNLLDSRFNGVVYPVAPRKKHIAGVRAYDYVLDIPDPVDLAILVFPGNVCEQALKQCVDKGIRAAIIISAGFREVGPAGLAREQRIQALAAEAGMRLIGPNCLGVINTEPKVRLNASFARAMPATGRIAFLSQSGALCTAVLDYAAGKGIGFSKFVSLGNKADVGEVDLLRYLADDPDTSVILMYLESITQGRDLMRVAREITGKRSNSKPILAIKGGRTAAGAAAAQSHTGALAASAEVCHGVFDQSGIVRCGSIEEMFNTAQLLAYQALPRGNRIAIVTNAGGPGVMATDAAIERGLELARFTPATTAALKKALPAAANMKNPIDVIGDARDDRYEAALDAVFQDPGVDQVLVILTPQSMTNIQSIAQTVCRIKERYADSGKALSCSFMGARDVAPGIGILQRQGIPHYVLPEWAVEAMAHAVWYRRWLEREVTEIQVYPDVDRARAARVIDPAPDGYLLEPQALEVLAAYGFPLVAHAFTQSPEDAVAAAERCGYPVVLRGVAPSILHKFEAKAVWLNLASAAEVRAAYSAMRDALRSRPEPVELQGVIVRHMIPAGKELILGINRDQTFGHMLMCGLGGIYVEAFKDVTFRIVPIRSGAASKMVRELRCSAVLHGVRGEPPSDLAAVEDALRRLSQLASDFPRIAELDINPLIVHPVGQGCHVADVRIRLDSNGVPQN